One genomic region from Manis pentadactyla isolate mManPen7 chromosome 12, mManPen7.hap1, whole genome shotgun sequence encodes:
- the LOC130679905 gene encoding complement factor H-related protein 2-like isoform X2 — translation MKQIKSPRQLSRNIYINMPLGIANMLLLINVILILWVSYAHGEGRTCEFPEIKHGSIYDENRYRQTFPVAVGKYFYYSCDHSFMSPSQSLWSKITCTEEGWSPTPKCIRQCFFPWVENGHSASSGQTHQEGNTVQIVCDADYSLPNNQSIVTCAESGWSTPPKCNRICSSPTPAGRPTVQLDSDTIYLEKA, via the exons ATGAAGCAGATTAAAAGTCCCAGACAGCTCAGTAGGAATATTTATATCAACATGCCATTGGGAATAGCTAACATGCTGTTACTAATCAATGTTATTCTCATCTTGTGGGTTTCCTATGCTCATGGAGAAG gaagaACTTGTGAGTTTCCAGAAATAAAACATGGAAGCATATACGATGAAAACAGATATAGACAAACCTTCCCAGTTGCTGTGGGAAAATATTTCTATTACTCCTGTGATCATAGCTTTATGTCTCCTTCACAATCACTCTGGAGTAAAATAACCTGTACAGAGGAAGGATGGTCACCAACACCAAAGTGTATCC GACAGTGCTTTTTCCCTTGGGTGGAAAATGGTCATTCTGCATCTTCAGGACAGACACACCAGGAAGGTAACACTGTACAAATTGTCTGTGATGCAGACTACAGCCTTCCAAATAATCAGAGCATTGTTACATGTGCAGAAAGTGGCTGGTCCACCCCCCCTAAATGCAATCGTATAT GCAGTTCTCCTACACCAGCTGGGCGCCCTACAGTTCAACTCGATTCTGACACGATCTACCTGGAGAAAGCATGA
- the LOC130679905 gene encoding complement factor H-related protein 2-like isoform X1 codes for MKQIKSPRQLSRNIYINMPLGIANMLLLINVILILWVSYAHGEGRTCEFPEIKHGSIYDENRYRQTFPVAVGKYFYYSCDHSFMSPSQSLWSKITCTEEGWSPTPKCIRQCFFPWVENGHSASSGQTHQEGNTVQIVCDADYSLPNNQSIVTCAESGWSTPPKCNRIYSAGKCGPPPTVNNGDITSFPLRVYAPGSSVEYQCQSFYELLGNRNIICSNGQWSEPPKCLEACVISEEIMEKHNIQLRWSSQKKLYSKTKDIIEFTCKNGYHKKTPIHTFRATCLEGKLLYPTCE; via the exons ATGAAGCAGATTAAAAGTCCCAGACAGCTCAGTAGGAATATTTATATCAACATGCCATTGGGAATAGCTAACATGCTGTTACTAATCAATGTTATTCTCATCTTGTGGGTTTCCTATGCTCATGGAGAAG gaagaACTTGTGAGTTTCCAGAAATAAAACATGGAAGCATATACGATGAAAACAGATATAGACAAACCTTCCCAGTTGCTGTGGGAAAATATTTCTATTACTCCTGTGATCATAGCTTTATGTCTCCTTCACAATCACTCTGGAGTAAAATAACCTGTACAGAGGAAGGATGGTCACCAACACCAAAGTGTATCC GACAGTGCTTTTTCCCTTGGGTGGAAAATGGTCATTCTGCATCTTCAGGACAGACACACCAGGAAGGTAACACTGTACAAATTGTCTGTGATGCAGACTACAGCCTTCCAAATAATCAGAGCATTGTTACATGTGCAGAAAGTGGCTGGTCCACCCCCCCTAAATGCAATCGTATAT ACTCTGCAGGAAAATGTGGGCCCCCTCCAACTGTTAACAATGGAGACATCACCTCATTCCCACTACGAGTGTATGCTCCAGGATCGTCAGTTGAGTATCAATGCCAATCCTTCTATGAACTTCTGGGAAACAGGAATATAATATGTAGCAATGGACAGTGGTCAGAACCACCAAAGTGTTtag AGGCATGTGTAATATCAGAAGAAATTATGGAAAAGCATAACATACAGTTAAGATGGAGTTCCCAGAAGAAACTTTATAGTAAAACAAAAGATATTATTGAATTTACTTGTAAAAATGGTTATCATAAAAAGACACCAATTCACACATTTCGAGCAACCTGTTTGGAAGGGAAACTGCTGTATCCCACttgtgaataa